In Scophthalmus maximus strain ysfricsl-2021 chromosome 5, ASM2237912v1, whole genome shotgun sequence, a single window of DNA contains:
- the ralbp1 gene encoding ralA-binding protein 1 — protein MTECFLPPSSSPAEQRRAEHPGGVARTPSSEEISPTKFPGLYRTGEPSPPHDGHHHHHHEVPDVYVSDDDKEHGKKKNKFKKKEKRTEGYAAFQEDSSADEAESPSKMKRSKGIHVFKKPSFSKKKEKDFKVKEKEKGPKEDKAKDKKSKDLTAADVVKQWKEKKKKKKPTTTEAEPVPVEVPTFRPIFGAPLTEAVKRTALYDGIQLPAIFRECVDYIENYGMKCEGIYRVSGMKSKVDELKAAYDREECPCLEEYDPHTVASLLKQYLRELPENVLGRDLAQRFEDACGRQVEAEKMTEFQRLLSEVPPESRLLLSWLVTHMDHVIAREADTKMNIQNISIVLNPTVQIGNRVLYMFFTHVTELFGNVVLKPAVRPLRWSNMATMPALPETQENVKEEIRRQEFLLNCLHRDLQAGVKDLSKEERLWEVQRILTALKRKLREAKRQECETKIAQEIASLSKEDVSKEEMTENEEEVINLLLAQENEILTEQEELISLEQVLRRQIATEKEEIERLRAEIADIQSRQQGRSETEEYSSDSESESEDEEELQMILEDLQKQNEELENKNTHLNQAIHEEQEAILELRVQLRLLHSQKLQQEPAVQPPPAEQAPPAQPSPEHRSEEQTKRSVNAVVAAATAAADTAPLTEGKAAKDPLKPSPNKDKRDSSM, from the exons ATGACCGAGTGCTTCCTGCCGCCCAGCAGCAGCCCCGCCGAGCAGCGCCGGGCGGAGCACCCGGGGGGCGTGGCGCGCACCCCCAGCTCAGAGGAGATCAGCCCCACCAAGTTCCCCGGCTTGTACCGCACCGGCGAGCCGTCGCCGCCCCACGAtggccatcatcatcaccaccacgaGGTGCCCGACGTCTACGTCTCTGACGACGACAAGGAGCAcggcaagaagaagaacaagttcaagaagaaggagaaaagga CGGAAGGCTACGCCGCCTTCCAGGAGGACAGTTCAGCGGACGAGGCAGAGAGCCCGTCAAAGATGAAGCGCTCCAAAGGAATCCACGTGTTCAAGAAGCCAAGCTTCTccaagaagaaagagaaggacttcaaggtgaaggagaaggaaaagggcCCCAAGGAGGACAAGGCCAAGGACAAGAAATCCAAGGACCTGACGGCCGCCGACGTTGTGAAACagtggaaagagaagaagaagaagaagaagccgacGACAACGGAGGCAGAGCCTGTCCCAGTGGAGGTCCCCACCTTCAGGCCGATCTTCGGAGCTCCCCTGACGGAGGCTGTGAAGAGGACGGCTCTGTATGACGGCATCCAGCTGCCGGCCATCTTCAGAGAGTGCGTGGACTACATCGAGAACTACGGAATGAAGTGTGAGGGAATCTACCGGGTGTCAG GTATGAAGTCCAAGGTGGACGAACTGAAAGCAGCGTACGACCGCGAGGAGTGCCCCTGTTTGGAGGAGTACGACCCTCACACGGTCGCCAGTCTGCTGAAGCAGTACCTCCGCGAGCTGCCGGAGAACGTGCTGGGCCGAGACCTGGCCCAGCGCTTCGAGGACGCCTGCGGTCGGCAGGTGGAGGCCGAGAAGATGACGGAGTTCCAGAGGCTGCTGTCCGAGGTGCCGCCTGAGAGCcggctcctcctctcctggctTGTCACGCACATGGACCACGTCATTGCCCGGGAGGCCGACACCAAGATGAACATTCAGAACATCTCCATTGTCCTCAACCCGACCGTACAG ATCGGGAACCGAGTTCTTTACATGTTCTTCACACACGTGACGGAGCTGTTTGGCAACGTGGTGCTGAAGCCGGCAGTGCGTCCCCTCCGCTGGTCCAACATGGCGACCATGCCGGCGCTGCCCGAGACCCAGGAGAACGTCAAGGAGGAGATCCGACGTCAG gagTTCCTGCTGAACTGCCTGCACAGGGACCTGCAGGCGGGCGTGAAGGACTTGTCCAAAGAGGAGCGACTCTGGGAAGTTCAGCGAATCCTTACAGCTCTGAAACGCAAACTGAGGGAGGCCAAACGTCAG GAGTGTGAGACTAAAATAGCTCAGGAGATAGCGAGCCTGTCCAAGGAAGATGTTTCCAaagaggaaatgacagaaaatgaggaggaagtcATCAACCTCCTCTTGGCTCAG GAAAACGAGATCCTGACCGAGCAGGAGGAGCTGATCTCCCTGGAGCAGGTGCTTCGTAGACAGATCGCTACCGAGAAAGAAGAAATCGAGAGACTGCGAGCGGAGATCGCGGACATACAGAG tcGGCAGCAGGGTCGCAGTGAGACGGAGGAATACTCATCAGACAGCGAAAGCGAGagtgaagatgaggaagagctGCAGATGATTTTGGAAGATCTGCAGAAGCAAAACGAGGAACTGGAG aacaaaaacacccaCCTGAATCAGGCCATCCACGAGGAGCAGGAAGCCATCTTGGAACTCCGTGTCCAGCTTCGCCTCCTGCACAGCCAAAAACTGCAGCAGGAACCGGCTGTCCAGCCGCCGCCGGCCGAGCAGGCGCCGCCCGCACAGCCGAGCCCGGAGCATCGCAGCGAGGAGCAAACCAAGCGCTCTGTAAATGCGGTGGTGGCCgctgccaccgccgccgccgacacGGCTCCCTTGACCGAGGGCAAGGCAGCGAAGGATCCTTTGAAGCCCTCACCGAACAAAGACAAGAGAGACTCCAGCATGTGA